From Methanosarcina lacustris Z-7289, one genomic window encodes:
- a CDS encoding FmdE family protein, which translates to MHTLHKNSDKEKSQMEAILKQVKDPELLSQIEKVVPFHGFLTSGALIGIQMLNIARRELDVRGGERIYVTCETKSCMPDPFQILAGATIGNNGLKINNFGKMAVTVNKQAPEGAHGIKGVRIILDTEKTKDYPKLHAWYLNTEKLPHEEVVPILLAAGEKVYSWKPVDLEIPVRKKKRIQCCKNCGEMFIQHDNELLCGGCTE; encoded by the coding sequence GTGCATACATTGCATAAAAATTCTGATAAAGAAAAATCCCAGATGGAGGCAATTCTGAAGCAGGTAAAGGACCCAGAACTGCTTTCACAGATTGAAAAGGTAGTCCCCTTTCACGGCTTCCTGACCTCCGGGGCATTAATCGGCATCCAGATGCTCAATATTGCAAGACGGGAGCTCGATGTCCGGGGCGGGGAGCGCATATACGTGACCTGCGAAACGAAAAGCTGCATGCCTGACCCCTTCCAGATCCTTGCCGGAGCAACCATCGGAAACAACGGGTTGAAGATCAATAACTTTGGAAAGATGGCGGTCACGGTCAACAAACAGGCACCTGAAGGAGCGCACGGCATAAAAGGTGTCCGAATCATTCTCGACACTGAGAAGACAAAGGACTATCCTAAACTCCACGCCTGGTATCTGAACACTGAAAAGCTTCCCCATGAAGAGGTTGTACCCATCCTTCTGGCCGCAGGAGAAAAGGTGTATTCCTGGAAACCCGTGGACCTGGAAATTCCTGTCCGGAAGAAAAAGCGGATACAGTGCTGTAAAAATTGCGGTGAAATGTTCATTCAACACGATAACGAGCTGCTGTGCGGCGGATGCACAGAATAA
- a CDS encoding 4Fe-4S binding protein, with protein sequence MQDDIRLSVFSEKKDRQLVYKPDKCIGCGTCVQACPKGVLAVGAVGAIARGLLDADFLEMKESENCIVCGICAKVCPTGALELKQEGKSLIDMSYISRAMKPTSVNDNCVHCGLCEDICPRGCIEVTREISEDGSLKLVGKTLIDTECCIHCGWCAAVCPVDAISVEKPFEGRWTRDENVCQTCHTCVDVCPANAIFNKKAKPGERVEKISHRPDACIYCGACAVACPVDAIDVRKTAILPEMEKKGPLEKKLLEIPAPEALLRTHLETDEAACLGCGNCVIVCPVNALDNRELAAGYLYNMDEKALLGVKNGKISVVNQERCGGDGTCALICPVNAIWLVKKEVE encoded by the coding sequence ATGCAAGACGATATACGATTGTCCGTCTTTTCCGAAAAAAAAGACCGGCAGCTGGTCTATAAGCCTGATAAATGCATTGGCTGCGGGACCTGCGTACAGGCATGCCCTAAGGGTGTCCTGGCTGTAGGGGCCGTGGGAGCTATAGCAAGAGGGTTACTAGATGCTGATTTTCTGGAAATGAAGGAGAGCGAAAACTGTATTGTCTGTGGAATTTGTGCGAAAGTTTGTCCCACAGGCGCTCTTGAATTGAAACAGGAAGGAAAATCCCTTATTGACATGTCCTATATTTCCAGGGCCATGAAACCCACGTCAGTAAATGATAACTGCGTTCACTGCGGGCTTTGTGAAGATATCTGTCCCAGAGGCTGTATTGAGGTAACCCGCGAAATTTCAGAGGACGGAAGCCTGAAACTGGTTGGGAAGACCCTCATAGATACAGAGTGCTGTATCCACTGCGGTTGGTGTGCTGCAGTATGTCCTGTGGATGCTATTTCCGTGGAAAAACCTTTTGAAGGGCGCTGGACCCGGGACGAGAATGTTTGCCAGACCTGCCATACCTGTGTTGACGTCTGTCCTGCAAATGCCATTTTCAATAAAAAGGCTAAACCCGGAGAAAGAGTAGAAAAGATTAGTCACCGCCCGGATGCCTGCATTTACTGCGGGGCCTGTGCTGTTGCCTGCCCTGTAGATGCCATTGATGTCAGGAAGACTGCAATCCTTCCGGAAATGGAGAAAAAGGGCCCCCTCGAGAAAAAACTGCTTGAAATCCCTGCCCCTGAAGCCCTGCTTCGCACCCATCTGGAAACAGATGAAGCTGCTTGCCTGGGTTGCGGAAACTGTGTGATCGTCTGTCCGGTAAACGCTCTCGATAACCGTGAACTTGCTGCAGGGTACCTGTACAACATGGACGAAAAAGCTCTCCTCGGGGTTAAAAACGGAAAAATTTCGGTTGTAAACCAGGAACGCTGTGGAGGAGATGGGACCTGTGCCCTTATCTGCCCTGTTAATGCGATCTGGCTTGTAAAAAAAGAGGTGGAATGA